The Paraburkholderia agricolaris genome includes the window GTCATGGTGCCGATCGTATTCATGATCAACGGCCTGACGAAGGGCGACTGGCTGTCCGCACTGACATTCGCGCTTGCTGTCGCGGTGGGATTGACGCCCGAGATGCTGCCCATGATCGTATCGGCCAATCTTGCGAAAGGGGCCGTTGCAATGGCGCGCCGCAAGGTGGTGGTCAAGCGCCTGAATTCCGTGCAGAACTTCGGCGCAATGGACGTGCTGTGTACCGACAAGACCGGGACGCTCACGCAGGACAAGATCATCCTCGAGCACCACCTCGATATTCATGGCGATAAAGACCCGCACATCCTGGAGCTCGCCTGGCTCAACAGCTTTCACCAGAGCGGGCAAAAGAATCTGATCGACATTGCGGTCGTCAACCACGCGAACCAGGCGGGAACGGCCGTGAAACTGACGCATTACACGAAGGTCGATGAACTCCCGTTTGATTTCGTCCGGCGGCGTTTGTCGGTGATCGTCGCGCGTGCCGGTGGCGATCAACTGATGGTGTCGAAGGGGGCGGTCGAGGAAATGCTGATGGTTTCCACGCATATTCAGGACGGCGACGCGATCCGCGAACTGGGTGCGAAGGAGCGTCAGGACCTGATTGCCCGCTCGCAGGAGTACAACGAGGATGGCTACCGGGTATTGGTTGTCGCCACCCGCGAGATCCCTCAGGCCGAGGCAAAACTGCAATACAGGACCTTGGATGAAGCCAGACTTGTGGTGCGCGGATTCCTGACGTTCCTCGATCCGCCGAAAGATTCCGCGGCGCCTGCGATTCGCGCATTGCACGACAACGGCGTCGCCGTGAAGGTGCTGACGGGAGACAACCCGATCGTCGCATCGAAGGTTTGCCGGGACGTCGGCCTTGAGCCCGGCACACCGCTGCTCGGACGCGACATCGAACAGATGGACGATGACCGGCTTGGCGAAGTAGTCGAACGGACGACCGTGTTCGCGAAGCTCGCGCCGCTGCAGAAGGCGCGCGTTGTGAAGGCGCTGCAGGCGAACGGGCACACGGTCGGTTTCCTCGGCGACGGTATCAATGACGCGCCGGCGCTGCGCGACGCCGACGTGGGGATTTCGGTCGATAGCGGTGCGGACATCGCCAAGGAAACGGCCGACATCATCCTGCTCGAGAAGAGCCTGATGGTGCTGGAAGAGGGTGTGATCAAGGGCCGCGAGACGTTCGGCAACATCCTCAAGTATCTGAACATGACGGCGAGTTCGAACTTCGGCAACGTGTTCTCGGTGCTGGTGGCGAGCGCGTTCTTGCCGTGGGAGCCGATGCTTGCGATGCAGTTGCTGATCCAGAACCTGATCTATGACCTGTCGCAGATGTTCCTGCCCTGGGACAAGATGGACCCCGAGTTCCTGAAGAAGCCGCGCAAGTGGGAAGCGGGCAACATTGGGCGCTTCATGGTCTGGCTTGGGCCGACGTCCTCGGTGTTCGATATTACGACCTACTTCCTGATGTGGAGCGTATTCGGCGCGGGTGCGTTGTATCACCTGCACGGCGGAAACGGTGGCCAGATCATCATGAATTCAGGCTGGTTCGTTGAAGGTCTCGTGTCCCAGACGCTCGTCGTGCACATGCTGCGTACGCAGAAGATCCCGTTCCTGCAGAGCACGGCAGCGCTGCCCGTGCTGCTGTCGACTTTCACCGCGATCGCGGTCGGCTGCTGGCTGCCGTTCTCGCCACTGGCTGACACGTTCGGCTTCACGGCGTTGGCTCCGAGCTATTGGGGCTGGTTTATCGCCACGATGGTGGGCTACATGATGCTCACTCAGGTCGTCAAAACGGTCTACATCCGCCGCTATGGGCGGTGGTACTGAACCGGCTGTTTGCGCTGTCGCCGGCAGGAGCCGGCGGCAATGCGGTGTGGTCTGCGGCTCGGATCACCGTTTGTTTAACTAATCAATTTAAAAAAGCTTCCCACATGTCGAACAACAAAAACACTTCCTTCATCCGCGTCTCGATTTGCACCGCAGTTCTCACGCTGGCGAGCGGGTATGCACAAGCGCAAAGCAGCGTAACGCTATATGGAGAAATCGATGCAGGTCTCGCGTATTTGAGCAACGTCGGCGGCCATGCCCAGTATCAGGCAACCTCGGGACTGATCGACGGGAGCTACTGGGGCCTGCAGGGTTCGGAGGATCTCGGTGGCGGCAACAAGGCGATTTTCCGCCTCGAACGAGGGTTCTCGACACAGACAGGTGCCGCGCTCAACGATCATCCCTACTATGTCGGCCTTGGCAACGATGGCTACGGGACCGTCACATTGGGCCATCAGTACGATTCGATTCACGATTACTTCGCACCGTTCACGCTGACGGGTGCGAATGGCGGGACTGCATTTGCTCACCCGTTTGACAACGACAATGCCAACAACTCGTACCTGGCCCGCAATTCGATCAAGTATGCGAGCCCGACGTTCGGCGGCTTTAGTTTCGGC containing:
- the mgtA gene encoding magnesium-translocating P-type ATPase codes for the protein MSKHSYRSHPSPRKQRGFITTSTSSERKHSARIVAEANNSINTTLLHTQSSLDGLVEADAEERLHQNGPNEVAHDKPPHVVVQLLLAFKNPFVIVLLVLAGISYLTDVYFAAPDDRDWTGISILLTMVTVSSLLRFFQEYRSSKAAARLKSMVRTTATVVRRASKSASPEKREIAMSSLVVGDIVSLQAGDMIPADIRLIHSRDLFISQAALTGEALPVEKYDTLGAVMEKSADAGSSGQGDPLELANICFMGTNVVSGTATAVVVATGADTYFGALAQNVTSHKRVETSFDRGVSSVSWLLIRFMLVMVPIVFMINGLTKGDWLSALTFALAVAVGLTPEMLPMIVSANLAKGAVAMARRKVVVKRLNSVQNFGAMDVLCTDKTGTLTQDKIILEHHLDIHGDKDPHILELAWLNSFHQSGQKNLIDIAVVNHANQAGTAVKLTHYTKVDELPFDFVRRRLSVIVARAGGDQLMVSKGAVEEMLMVSTHIQDGDAIRELGAKERQDLIARSQEYNEDGYRVLVVATREIPQAEAKLQYRTLDEARLVVRGFLTFLDPPKDSAAPAIRALHDNGVAVKVLTGDNPIVASKVCRDVGLEPGTPLLGRDIEQMDDDRLGEVVERTTVFAKLAPLQKARVVKALQANGHTVGFLGDGINDAPALRDADVGISVDSGADIAKETADIILLEKSLMVLEEGVIKGRETFGNILKYLNMTASSNFGNVFSVLVASAFLPWEPMLAMQLLIQNLIYDLSQMFLPWDKMDPEFLKKPRKWEAGNIGRFMVWLGPTSSVFDITTYFLMWSVFGAGALYHLHGGNGGQIIMNSGWFVEGLVSQTLVVHMLRTQKIPFLQSTAALPVLLSTFTAIAVGCWLPFSPLADTFGFTALAPSYWGWFIATMVGYMMLTQVVKTVYIRRYGRWY